GAGTGCCATTACACCGGCGTTAAACCAGGATGCAGCCGATGTTTGCCAGGAAGTGTTGCAGGCAGCTTCCCGCAGAGGCATGACCATTTCCACCGATCTGAATTTCCGCAGTAAACTGTGGCAGTACGGTAAAAAGCCGGCACAGGTAATGCCTGAGCTGGTGCAATACTGCGACGTGGTAATGGGAAATATCTGGGCGGTGAATAACATGCTGGATATAGCGCTGGACACCGATGCGCTGGCAGAGGATACAAAGGCCTCTTATATCAGGGCAGCAGAGAAAATTGCAGCAGATATAACGGCAACGTATAAACGCTGTAAACGAATAGCATTTACTTTTCGCTTCAGCCACGTCTACTACACGTTTTATTATCATAACGGACAGGTATCCATATCAAAGGAATATGAGGTAGGAAACGTAGTAGATCGTGTGGGTAGTGGCGATTGTTTCATGGCCGGGCTTATCCACGGGCAGTTGCAGGAAAAGAATGATCAGCAGATCATTGATTTTGCAGCGGCCGCCGCTTATTCCAAGTTCTTTGTAAAAGGAGATTTCAATACCACATCAGCAGAAGACATTATTAAACTTATATAGATATGGCACCAGCAGCCGAGACAATTATAGCAGCATTTGAGCAAAGCGGGATCATTCCTGTTTTCTATCACGATGATCCGGAAGTATGCCTGGAAGTGTTGCAGGCATGCTATCAGGGAGGGTTACGGGTATTT
The genomic region above belongs to Chitinophaga sp. 180180018-3 and contains:
- a CDS encoding sugar kinase: MKPVKVITFGEILLRVSPQLAQQTAAVYVGGAEANVAAALARWGTPVAYISKVPENGLSTDVLQQLSNIGVHTDRVLRGGNRIGLYYLAQGSDLKHAEVIYDRAGSSFSGIVPGTVNWDELLEGANWFHWSAITPALNQDAADVCQEVLQAASRRGMTISTDLNFRSKLWQYGKKPAQVMPELVQYCDVVMGNIWAVNNMLDIALDTDALAEDTKASYIRAAEKIAADITATYKRCKRIAFTFRFSHVYYTFYYHNGQVSISKEYEVGNVVDRVGSGDCFMAGLIHGQLQEKNDQQIIDFAAAAAYSKFFVKGDFNTTSAEDIIKLI